The following are from one region of the Vibrio rarus genome:
- the rppH gene encoding RNA pyrophosphohydrolase, which produces MIDGDGYRLNVGIVICNNHGQVFWAKRYGQHSWQFPQGGIDEGETPEQAMYRELYEEVGLTKQDVKIVTTSRHWLRYRLPKRLVRWDSKPVCIGQKQKWFLLQLICDESQVNMQRGPTPEFDGWRWVSFWYPVRQVVSFKRDVYRRAMKEFASFAMPFKDRKQNRKRKHRRG; this is translated from the coding sequence GTGATCGATGGCGATGGTTACCGCTTAAATGTGGGAATCGTAATATGTAATAACCATGGTCAAGTGTTTTGGGCTAAACGATACGGACAACATTCATGGCAATTCCCACAAGGTGGGATAGATGAAGGTGAAACGCCTGAACAGGCGATGTACCGAGAATTGTATGAAGAGGTTGGGTTAACCAAGCAAGATGTGAAAATAGTCACTACGAGTCGTCATTGGTTGCGTTATCGTCTGCCAAAACGATTAGTTCGCTGGGATTCCAAACCTGTCTGTATTGGACAAAAGCAAAAATGGTTTTTATTGCAATTAATCTGTGATGAATCACAGGTTAATATGCAAAGAGGGCCGACTCCAGAATTTGATGGATGGCGTTGGGTAAGCTTTTGGTATCCAGTGAGACAAGTGGTCTCTTTTAAAAGAGACGTTTATCGCAGAGCTATGAAGGAGTTTGCTTCTTTTGCTATGCCATTTAAAGATCGAAAGCAAAACCGAAAACGCAAACACCGTCGAGGGTAG